In the Pleomorphomonas sp. T1.2MG-36 genome, one interval contains:
- a CDS encoding protein-L-isoaspartate O-methyltransferase family protein, translated as MALDAAKGINNGEPSLHAAWMGAVAPEAGEAVTHVGAGTGYYTAILQMLVLPSGTVTAFEIDERLADLARRNLAPMEGVTVVNGNATAQPLPKSDVIYVNAGVAAPPVDWLDALNPGGRLILPWRPSEDIAQTVLIKAEAGGFTVTPLMRAWFIPCVGASGEVKPLKLPDSPAAVRALRSIWRTTDRTPDDTALAVYRDVWFSSEKLEGGG; from the coding sequence GTGGCGCTCGACGCTGCCAAGGGCATCAACAACGGCGAGCCGTCCCTGCACGCCGCCTGGATGGGCGCCGTCGCCCCCGAAGCCGGCGAGGCGGTGACCCACGTCGGGGCGGGCACCGGCTATTACACCGCCATCCTGCAGATGCTGGTGCTGCCGTCCGGCACCGTCACCGCCTTCGAGATCGACGAACGCCTCGCCGACCTCGCCCGCCGGAACCTCGCGCCCATGGAGGGCGTGACGGTGGTGAACGGCAACGCCACCGCCCAGCCGCTGCCGAAATCCGACGTGATCTACGTGAACGCCGGCGTCGCCGCCCCGCCCGTCGACTGGCTCGACGCCCTCAATCCGGGCGGCCGGCTGATCCTCCCCTGGCGGCCGAGCGAGGACATCGCGCAGACGGTGCTGATCAAGGCGGAGGCCGGCGGCTTCACCGTCACCCCTTTGATGCGCGCCTGGTTCATCCCTTGCGTCGGCGCCTCCGGCGAGGTGAAGCCTCTGAAGCTGCCGGACAGCCCCGCCGCCGTCCGCGCCCTCCGCTCCATCTGGCGCACCACCGACCGCACCCCCGACGACACCGCCCTCGCCGTCTACCGCGATGTGTGGTTCTCATCGGAGAAGCTGGAGGGGGGCGGGTAA